From Solidesulfovibrio carbinoliphilus subsp. oakridgensis, the proteins below share one genomic window:
- the rny gene encoding ribonuclease Y — protein sequence MEFSTIFMGIFGVGLGLPAGYYLDKWISQKTLNEARTLADRILDEARKDASAHKKEVVLAAQDEQFRQKQELEKEYRDKINAVEEKEEQVLKRRERLEEKQEQIVQKESEMLAVEKRLTIKERELGEKAEALALLADEHEKRLQEISGLTMEEAKKRLMEEVESKTRHDAARMIRHIEMEAKETADKSGKKILALAIQRYAGDFVAEQTVTAVTLPSEEMKGRIIGREGRNIRALEAATGVDLIIDDTPETVILSAFSPLKRQIAKMALERLITDGRIHPARIEDIVKKCEQELDVKIREIGEQATFDCGVHGIHPELVRFLGQLQYRTSYSQNVLQHSLEVAALAGIMAAELGLDVKRAKRAGLLHDIGKAVDHEIEGPHAVIGADLAKKYGEPADILHAIQAHHEDVPPKSVLATLVQASDSLSGARPGARKELLESYVKRLEELENLATDFDGVSKAYAIQAGREIRVVVDSEHVDDDKTFMLCKDIAKRIEDNLTYPGQIRVTVIREKRAVGFAK from the coding sequence ATGGAATTCTCGACCATATTCATGGGGATTTTTGGCGTGGGGTTGGGCCTGCCGGCCGGGTACTACCTCGACAAGTGGATTTCGCAAAAGACGCTCAACGAAGCCAGGACCCTGGCCGACCGCATCCTGGACGAAGCCCGCAAGGACGCCTCCGCCCACAAGAAGGAAGTCGTCCTGGCCGCCCAGGACGAGCAGTTCCGCCAGAAGCAGGAACTCGAAAAGGAATACCGCGACAAGATCAATGCGGTGGAAGAGAAGGAAGAGCAGGTTCTCAAGCGCCGCGAGCGGCTGGAAGAGAAGCAGGAGCAGATCGTCCAGAAGGAATCCGAGATGCTGGCCGTGGAAAAACGGCTGACCATCAAGGAACGCGAGCTCGGGGAAAAGGCGGAGGCCCTGGCCCTCTTGGCCGACGAGCACGAGAAGCGGCTCCAGGAAATTTCCGGCCTGACCATGGAAGAGGCCAAAAAACGGCTCATGGAAGAGGTCGAGTCCAAGACCCGCCACGACGCCGCCCGCATGATCCGCCACATCGAGATGGAAGCCAAGGAAACGGCGGACAAGAGCGGCAAGAAGATCCTGGCCCTGGCCATCCAGCGCTACGCCGGCGACTTCGTGGCCGAACAGACCGTCACCGCCGTGACCCTGCCCTCCGAGGAAATGAAAGGCCGCATCATCGGCCGCGAGGGGCGGAACATCCGAGCCCTCGAAGCCGCCACCGGCGTGGACCTCATCATCGACGACACGCCCGAGACCGTCATCCTGTCGGCCTTTTCCCCGCTCAAGCGCCAGATCGCCAAGATGGCCCTGGAGCGGCTCATCACCGACGGCCGCATCCACCCGGCCCGCATCGAGGACATCGTCAAGAAGTGCGAGCAGGAGCTCGACGTCAAGATCCGCGAGATCGGCGAGCAGGCCACCTTCGACTGCGGCGTCCACGGCATCCACCCCGAACTGGTCCGGTTCCTCGGCCAGCTCCAGTACCGCACCAGCTATTCCCAGAACGTGCTCCAGCACTCCCTGGAAGTGGCCGCCCTGGCCGGCATCATGGCCGCCGAGCTCGGCCTCGACGTCAAGCGGGCCAAGCGGGCGGGGCTCCTCCACGACATCGGCAAGGCCGTGGACCACGAGATCGAAGGCCCCCACGCGGTCATCGGCGCGGATCTGGCCAAGAAGTACGGCGAACCGGCCGACATCCTCCACGCCATCCAGGCCCACCACGAGGATGTGCCGCCGAAATCCGTGCTGGCCACCCTGGTCCAGGCCTCGGACAGCCTGTCCGGCGCCCGGCCCGGAGCCCGCAAGGAACTCCTGGAAAGCTACGTCAAGCGCCTGGAAGAGCTCGAGAATCTGGCCACGGACTTCGACGGCGTGTCCAAGGCCTACGCCATCCAGGCCGGCCGCGAAATCCGGGTGGTGGTCGATTCCGAGCACGTGGACGACGACAAGACGTTCATGCTCTGCAAGGACATCGCCAAGCGCATCGAGGACAACCTGACCTATCCCGGCCAGATCCGGGTCACGGTCATCCGCGAGAAGCGGGCCGTGGGCTTTGCCAAATAG
- a CDS encoding TIGR00282 family metallophosphoesterase: MRVLFLGDIVGRPGRSIVFERLRQVRRDFRLDLVVANGENASGGIGIAAKVARQLLDAGIDVLTGGNHTFRHKDIHPFLAAEPRMLRPANYPAGAPGHGWQVFRPSGREPFAVINLLGRVFMDAVDCPFRAADAILAELPADVRFRLVDFHAEATSEKRAMAYYLDGRVSAVLGTHTHVQTNDAQILPRGTASLTDCGMTGPAASAIGMDTEEVIARYLTALPVRFAVAKTPPEMQGALMDIDAATGKVVTIAAWRHP; this comes from the coding sequence ATGCGGGTGCTTTTTCTCGGCGATATCGTGGGCCGGCCCGGCCGGTCCATCGTGTTCGAGCGCCTGCGGCAGGTCCGGCGCGACTTCCGCCTGGACCTGGTGGTGGCCAACGGCGAGAACGCCTCGGGCGGCATCGGCATCGCGGCCAAGGTGGCCCGCCAGCTCCTCGACGCCGGCATCGACGTCCTGACCGGCGGCAACCACACCTTCCGCCACAAGGACATCCACCCGTTTCTCGCGGCCGAACCCCGGATGCTGCGCCCGGCCAACTACCCGGCCGGCGCGCCCGGCCACGGCTGGCAGGTCTTCCGCCCGTCCGGCCGGGAGCCCTTTGCGGTCATAAACCTCCTTGGCCGGGTGTTCATGGACGCCGTGGACTGCCCGTTCCGGGCGGCCGACGCCATCCTGGCCGAGCTGCCGGCCGACGTCCGGTTCCGGCTGGTCGATTTCCACGCCGAGGCCACGTCCGAAAAAAGGGCCATGGCCTATTATCTGGACGGCCGGGTCAGCGCGGTCCTCGGCACCCATACCCACGTCCAGACAAACGATGCCCAGATCCTGCCCCGGGGCACGGCCAGCCTCACCGACTGCGGCATGACCGGCCCCGCCGCCTCGGCCATCGGCATGGACACCGAAGAGGTCATCGCCCGCTACCTGACCGCCTTGCCCGTCCGGTTCGCGGTAGCCAAGACCCCGCCCGAGATGCAGGGCGCGCTCATGGATATTGACGCGGCCACGGGCAAGGTCGTAACTATCGCTGCCTGGCGGCATCCCTGA
- a CDS encoding SPOR domain-containing protein → MTVTRLLVLLATLLAVSLGGCAEETVYDWQRPHDTYQVGSFSQYKKAEDLKSTLQKNGFDSRIETDIKNGQFTLNVLVDVYDKGPDTLTRLERISGVTPHLRGPKSGKPASASPPPIPPSGI, encoded by the coding sequence ATGACGGTGACGCGACTCCTCGTGCTTCTGGCGACGCTCCTGGCGGTTTCTCTGGGCGGTTGCGCCGAGGAAACGGTCTACGACTGGCAGCGGCCCCACGACACCTATCAGGTCGGCTCGTTCAGCCAGTACAAGAAAGCGGAAGATCTGAAGAGCACGCTGCAGAAAAACGGCTTTGACAGCCGCATCGAAACGGATATCAAAAACGGCCAGTTCACGTTGAACGTCCTGGTCGACGTCTACGACAAGGGCCCGGACACCCTGACCAGGCTCGAACGCATAAGCGGCGTGACGCCCCACCTGCGTGGGCCCAAATCCGGCAAGCCGGCGTCGGCGTCGCCGCCTCCCATTCCGCCAAGCGGCATCTGA